A window of Blautia argi genomic DNA:
ACGCCATGTCCGCCGATTTCCCTCACCACAGAATAACCGTTTGCGTGAGCATGCTCATACACAGCCTGGCTCATATCCCCCAGATATCCCCAGGGTTTTACCTGTGCCAGTCCCTTTTCCACACATTCCTTTGCCACTTCCACCAGCCGTTTCTTTTCTCTGCTTACCTCTCCAATACAGAACATACGGGAGGAATCTGAATAATAACCATCTAAAATTGTGGATACGTCAACATTGATAATATCCCCGTCCTTTAACACAATTTCTTCGGAAGGTATCCCATGACAAACCTGCTCATTTATGGAAGTACACACGCTTTTAGGAAACCCCCCGTAGTTTAAAGGCGCTGCCACTGCCCCGGCTTTTTTCGTAAGGTCTGCTACCCACCAGTCAATCTCCTGGGTACTGATTCCGGCTTTTATATGCTCTCCTATATAATCCAGAATGGAAATATTTATTTTTGCACTTTCTCTGATTTTCTCAATCTGTGCCGGAGTCTTCAAAATTTCATGAGAGGGAACCAGTATACCCTGTGACTCATACAGCTTCAGCCTTTCATCAAACGCATAATGACACTTCTTGTATTTTTTTCCACTGCCGCACCAGCAGGGGTCATTTCTCTGTAACTCATTCATCTGTCTGCACCTCTCCCTTTCTTTGATATGCAATTCTTGGAGAACCGTCTTCTACATAAATGATTCCGCATTTTTCAAATCCGTTTTTTTCAAATACCCTCTGCATTACAAAATTATCTGTATGAGTATCTCCCCTTACATTGCCGCACTGTGAAAAGCACCAGTCCAGACAAAAGGAAGCCACGCCTTTCCTTTTTCCGGAAGACGCCATGCGGTGCATCACTCCATAAGGATTTTCATTTTTCCAGCTTCCCTGCTCAATAATCTCATAGCAGGGATCCGGATTTTCGGAAAACATAAAAACACCCAAAAGTTCCTGCCCTTCCCGGCATACATATAGCTCTTCCCTGTCCAAATCCTGTTTCACCAGCGCTTCTGAGGGGTATCCTTCTTTCCATTGCCTTGGATTTCCATTCTCGCACATAAACTTTCTGGCTCTGCCGTAAATTTCCATAATCTCCCGGAAATCTTCTGTTTCTGCTTTTGTAATTTTCATAATTCTTCACCATTTCCTTTTCTTCTCTGCATTATAGCACTGTTTTTCCGTTTTTTCCACTTTTAAATTGTCTTAATTTTCTGAATTTTATATATTTTTCTCATTTATAACTGTCTTAAAAATATTTTTTTACTTTTTTTCAAATTTTATATTGACAAATCCTATTTTCACTGCTATAATTCAATTATCAAATAAATCAAAAGAACTTATAAAAAGAAAGGATTGATTCCACCAAAAGCTTAAACCTTTACTCATAATACAAAAGAAAGGAAGGTACAGACCACCAGAAACGTAAACAACTACCAAAATCAAAAATTGCGAGGTACATTCCAATGGATACGGAAATACATTAAAAAGGCATCATTCTAAAAAATAAATTCAGAATGATGCCTTTTGTATACACTTCTTTTTTTCTTTTCTATTCTCCACCTAACTTGCTTGCTGTAAACCAGCCCAATACAAAGGTAAGAACTCCGATTCCCACGGTCAAAACGGAAATTCCGCTCCAGTCTGTCTTCATTAAAATTGCGATAGGGGAAGCCAGAATCAATCCGATAATTCCATAGTATGCATGAATCTCTGCCTTTGAAAAAATAAATTCAATGAGCTTTGCGATTAAAAAGATACCGATTACCACACCGATACCAAACGGCGCCAGGATACCAACGCCTGTTGCAAGTCCGCCCATGTCAAACTTTACCAACGCATCAACAAAATCATTGATTGCCTTTAAGATGGTATCATAATATCCAAGCAGCATC
This region includes:
- a CDS encoding methionyl aminopeptidase — its product is MNELQRNDPCWCGSGKKYKKCHYAFDERLKLYESQGILVPSHEILKTPAQIEKIRESAKINISILDYIGEHIKAGISTQEIDWWVADLTKKAGAVAAPLNYGGFPKSVCTSINEQVCHGIPSEEIVLKDGDIINVDVSTILDGYYSDSSRMFCIGEVSREKKRLVEVAKECVEKGLAQVKPWGYLGDMSQAVYEHAHANGYSVVREIGGHGVGLEFHEDPWVGYIQRAGTGMLLVPGMIFTIEPMINMGSYEIYTDEEDDWTVYTEDGLPSAQWEIMVLVTEDGSEVLCY
- a CDS encoding GNAT family N-acetyltransferase; its protein translation is MKITKAETEDFREIMEIYGRARKFMCENGNPRQWKEGYPSEALVKQDLDREELYVCREGQELLGVFMFSENPDPCYEIIEQGSWKNENPYGVMHRMASSGKRKGVASFCLDWCFSQCGNVRGDTHTDNFVMQRVFEKNGFEKCGIIYVEDGSPRIAYQRKGEVQTDE